A region of Streptomyces halobius DNA encodes the following proteins:
- a CDS encoding TraR/DksA family transcriptional regulator, whose amino-acid sequence MVAKETAAERSTTPADEADAKQPAQTTAQKKPAAKKTATKKAATKKTATKKAATKKTATKKAAAKKPAVKKAAAKKTATKTTAAKKAAKKAPAKKATGTVAASSDATKTGAKTVVAKKTTGAAGTHAKESAVPKARVSAAPDELAVRPGEEPWTPGEVAAARAELMADVERLRAEIATSEDAIAGLMRDGDGAGDDEADTGSKNITREHELALASNAREMLHQTERALGRLDAGTYGLCENCGRPIGKARMQAFPRATLCVECKQQQERH is encoded by the coding sequence ATGGTGGCGAAAGAGACCGCCGCGGAGCGGAGCACGACGCCTGCCGACGAGGCCGACGCGAAGCAGCCCGCACAGACGACAGCGCAGAAGAAGCCGGCCGCGAAGAAGACGGCCACGAAGAAAGCGGCCACCAAGAAGACCGCCACGAAGAAAGCGGCCACCAAGAAGACGGCCACGAAGAAAGCGGCCGCGAAGAAGCCGGCCGTGAAGAAGGCGGCGGCGAAGAAGACCGCCACGAAGACGACGGCCGCGAAGAAAGCGGCGAAGAAGGCTCCGGCCAAGAAAGCCACCGGCACGGTGGCCGCCTCGTCCGACGCCACGAAGACGGGAGCCAAGACGGTGGTGGCGAAGAAGACCACGGGTGCGGCCGGCACGCACGCCAAGGAGTCCGCGGTGCCCAAGGCCCGGGTGTCCGCGGCGCCGGACGAACTCGCCGTACGGCCGGGCGAGGAACCCTGGACACCGGGCGAGGTCGCCGCGGCGCGGGCCGAGCTGATGGCCGACGTGGAACGGCTGCGCGCCGAGATCGCCACGTCCGAGGACGCCATCGCCGGACTGATGCGGGACGGCGACGGCGCGGGCGACGACGAGGCCGACACCGGCTCCAAGAACATCACCCGCGAACACGAACTGGCGCTGGCCTCCAACGCCCGCGAGATGCTCCATCAGACCGAGCGGGCACTGGGCCGGCTGGACGCGGGCACGTACGGGCTGTGCGAGAACTGCGGTCGGCCGATCGGCAAGGCGCGGATGCAGGCGTTCCCGCGCGCGACGCTGTGCGTGGAGTGCAAGCAGCAGCAGGAGCGGCACTGA
- the lspA gene encoding signal peptidase II yields the protein MAEAERTTGTPESEPGSGADPVADTEPGKGADPVPDSAEGPVADPERSAGRGPRRIGALLLVAAFVYLLDLGSKLVVVEKLEHHAPIEVIGTLLQLHVIRNRGAAFGMGEALTIFLTIIAVAVIVVIARIARKLYSVPWAIALGLLLGGAFGNLTDRIFRTPGVFKGAVVDFIAPAHFAVFNLADSAIVCGGFLIVILSFRGLDPDGTLHKD from the coding sequence GTGGCAGAGGCGGAACGCACTACCGGTACACCGGAATCCGAGCCGGGTTCCGGAGCGGATCCTGTGGCGGACACCGAGCCGGGCAAGGGGGCGGACCCCGTGCCGGACAGCGCGGAGGGACCGGTGGCCGATCCGGAGCGGAGCGCGGGCCGGGGCCCGCGGCGGATCGGGGCGCTGCTGCTCGTCGCCGCCTTCGTCTATCTGCTGGACCTGGGCAGCAAGCTCGTCGTGGTCGAGAAGCTGGAGCACCACGCGCCCATCGAGGTCATCGGGACGCTGCTGCAGCTCCATGTGATCCGCAACCGCGGCGCCGCGTTCGGCATGGGCGAGGCCCTGACGATCTTCCTCACGATCATCGCGGTGGCCGTGATCGTGGTGATCGCCCGTATCGCGCGCAAGCTCTACAGCGTGCCCTGGGCGATCGCGCTCGGACTGCTGCTCGGCGGCGCCTTCGGCAATCTCACCGACCGGATCTTCCGTACGCCGGGTGTCTTCAAGGGCGCGGTGGTCGACTTCATCGCCCCGGCGCACTTCGCGGTCTTCAACCTCGCGGACTCCGCGATCGTCTGCGGTGGCTTCCTGATCGTGATTCTGTCCTTCCGGGGGCTTGATCCGGACGGCACGCTGCACAAGGACTGA
- a CDS encoding RluA family pseudouridine synthase encodes MSTLPEIRTLPVPDGLEGERVDAALARMFGFSRTKAADLAATGRVRVDGAEVMKSERVRGGAWLEVEMPQAAPPVQIVAEPVEGMEIVHDDADIVVIAKPVGVAAHPSPGWTGTTVIGGLAAAGYRISTSGAAERQGIVHRLDVGTSGLMVVAKSERAYTLLKQQFRDRTVDKRYHALVQGHPDPLSGTIDAPIGRHPQHDYKWAVTAEGKPSVTHYDLIEAFRAASLLDIKLETGRTHQIRVHMAAHRHPCVGDLTYGADPTLAKRLGVDRQWLHAVRLGFEHPSDGGWVEFESAYPDDLQHALDTVRDESA; translated from the coding sequence GTGAGCACGCTTCCCGAGATCCGCACCCTGCCCGTACCGGACGGCCTGGAGGGCGAGCGCGTCGACGCCGCGCTGGCCCGCATGTTCGGCTTCTCCCGGACGAAGGCCGCCGACCTCGCGGCCACCGGGAGGGTCCGGGTCGACGGTGCCGAGGTGATGAAGTCCGAGCGGGTGCGCGGCGGCGCCTGGCTGGAAGTCGAGATGCCGCAGGCCGCGCCGCCCGTGCAGATCGTCGCGGAGCCCGTCGAGGGCATGGAGATCGTGCACGACGACGCCGACATCGTGGTGATCGCCAAGCCGGTCGGCGTCGCCGCGCACCCCAGCCCCGGCTGGACCGGCACCACCGTCATCGGCGGATTGGCCGCGGCCGGCTACCGCATCTCCACCTCCGGCGCCGCCGAGCGGCAGGGCATCGTGCACCGCCTCGACGTCGGCACCTCGGGCCTGATGGTGGTCGCCAAGTCGGAGCGCGCCTACACCCTGCTCAAGCAGCAGTTCCGGGACCGTACCGTCGACAAGCGCTACCACGCCCTCGTCCAGGGCCACCCGGATCCGCTGAGCGGCACCATCGACGCCCCCATCGGCCGGCATCCCCAGCACGACTACAAGTGGGCGGTCACCGCCGAGGGCAAGCCGTCGGTCACGCACTACGACCTGATCGAGGCGTTCCGGGCGGCCAGCCTGCTCGACATCAAGCTGGAGACCGGGCGAACCCACCAGATCCGGGTGCACATGGCCGCCCACCGCCACCCCTGTGTCGGCGATCTGACCTACGGTGCGGACCCCACCCTCGCCAAGCGGCTGGGCGTCGACCGGCAGTGGCTGCACGCGGTACGGCTGGGCTTCGAGCACCCGTCGGACGGCGGCTGGGTCGAGTTCGAGAGCGCCTATCCGGACGATCTGCAGCACGCGCTGGACACCGTGCGGGACGAGAGCGCGTGA
- a CDS encoding Na+/H+ antiporter: MGQLALMFVLLLGAVVMVPVGDRLGLPSPVLMTLAGAVLALLPFVPDVEIPPEFILPVVLPPLLYAAVQRTSWRQFTANLRPILLLAVALVFATTAAVAAVAQAVVPGLPLAAAVVLGALVAPPDPVAATAVAGKLGLPRRMVSILEGEGLFNDVTAIVLYHVALAAAVSGTFSVPAALGSLVLSAVVALAVGLVLGWLTNKLMGLLGDPTLQIGLTLLVPFVAYVLAEELRGSGVLAVLTCALFLAEYAVDADDVMGRLAGYTFWEVVDTLVTGVAFGLIGLELHNIFGTASGRWGQLLGAGAVVVGVVVGVRLLWLLPASWLARRMHRRRDYDEDIPMSWRETLVMWWSGMRGVASVALALAIPYTVDGGAGFPARDEILFIAFAVVLTTLVVQGLTLPWLVRRLNVRADTDAEDALERELALRVIKASKRRLREILAVEELPEEVSDQLARRAYDIGARIAPDIVDDERRELVEKRFTRLKKVQRIQGEMLSAARHEVLAARSEPGADPEVVDRVLRHLDIRSLRGAP; this comes from the coding sequence GTGGGCCAGCTGGCTCTGATGTTCGTCCTTCTCCTCGGAGCCGTCGTCATGGTCCCGGTCGGCGACCGGCTGGGGCTGCCGTCGCCGGTGCTGATGACCCTCGCCGGGGCCGTGCTGGCGCTGCTGCCGTTTGTGCCCGATGTCGAGATCCCGCCCGAGTTCATCCTCCCGGTGGTGCTGCCGCCGCTGCTCTACGCCGCCGTGCAGCGCACCTCCTGGCGGCAGTTCACCGCCAACCTCCGGCCGATCCTGCTGTTGGCCGTCGCGCTGGTCTTCGCCACCACGGCGGCCGTCGCCGCGGTCGCCCAGGCCGTGGTGCCCGGTCTGCCGCTGGCCGCCGCGGTGGTGCTCGGCGCGCTGGTCGCCCCGCCCGACCCGGTCGCCGCGACCGCCGTCGCCGGCAAGCTCGGGCTGCCCCGCCGGATGGTCTCGATCCTGGAGGGCGAGGGGCTGTTCAACGACGTCACCGCCATCGTGCTCTACCACGTCGCGCTCGCCGCGGCCGTCAGCGGCACCTTCTCGGTGCCCGCCGCGCTCGGCTCGCTGGTGCTCTCCGCGGTCGTCGCCCTGGCCGTCGGGCTGGTGCTCGGCTGGCTCACCAACAAGCTGATGGGGCTGCTCGGTGACCCGACGCTGCAGATCGGGCTGACGCTGCTGGTGCCGTTCGTCGCCTATGTGCTGGCCGAGGAGCTCCGGGGGTCCGGCGTGCTCGCGGTGCTGACCTGCGCGCTCTTCCTGGCCGAGTACGCGGTCGACGCCGACGACGTGATGGGCCGGCTCGCCGGATACACCTTCTGGGAAGTCGTCGACACCCTGGTCACCGGCGTCGCCTTCGGGCTGATCGGTCTGGAGCTGCACAACATCTTCGGGACCGCGTCCGGCCGTTGGGGCCAGCTGCTCGGCGCGGGCGCCGTCGTCGTCGGGGTGGTCGTCGGGGTCCGTCTGCTGTGGCTGCTGCCCGCATCCTGGCTGGCGAGGCGGATGCACAGACGCCGCGACTACGACGAGGACATCCCGATGAGCTGGCGCGAGACGCTCGTCATGTGGTGGTCGGGAATGCGCGGGGTGGCCTCGGTGGCGCTGGCGCTGGCCATTCCGTACACCGTCGACGGCGGGGCCGGCTTCCCCGCCCGCGACGAGATCCTCTTCATCGCTTTCGCGGTGGTGCTCACCACCCTCGTCGTCCAGGGCCTCACCCTGCCCTGGCTGGTGCGCCGGCTGAACGTACGGGCCGACACCGATGCCGAGGACGCGCTGGAGCGGGAGCTGGCCCTGCGGGTGATCAAGGCGTCCAAGCGGCGGCTGAGGGAGATCCTGGCGGTCGAGGAGCTGCCGGAGGAGGTCAGCGACCAGCTGGCGCGCCGTGCATACGACATCGGGGCCCGTATCGCGCCGGACATCGTCGACGACGAGCGGCGCGAGCTCGTCGAGAAGCGGTTCACGCGGCTGAAGAAGGTGCAGCGCATCCAGGGCGAGATGCTCTCCGCGGCCCGGCACGAGGTGCTCGCGGCCCGCAGCGAACCGGGCGCCGATCCGGAGGTGGTGGACCGGGTGCTGCGGCATCTGGACATACGGAGCCTGCGGGGGGCTCCTTAG
- a CDS encoding mechanosensitive ion channel family protein, with the protein MEDVLRPIVVVGGALVVTLILGWLADRTLHRIDTAHPETPLWDLLRRCRLPLQVVLCTALLRTAYKESGLELVRQYSAAVGQALTLVLIAATAWLLVRASAAFVESWYSRYAASARDAARVRRVRTQVTLIQRVVTAVVIVVAAASMLLTFPEMRAVGTSMLASAGVLGIVAGIAAQSTLGNLFAGLQIAFGDMVRLGDTVVVDGEWGTVEEITLSFLTVRTWDERRIMMPVSYFTGKPFENWSRGGGQMTGTVFFHLDHSAPVAEMRQRLHQILQDSPDWDGRSWSLVVTDTTPSTIVVRALATARDADTIWTVRCEVRERMIEWLRTEHPYALPRISTTTAPVERDGLRAGRPDSAGHTDRPEAELDKP; encoded by the coding sequence CTGGAGGACGTGCTGCGTCCGATCGTCGTGGTCGGCGGCGCGCTCGTGGTCACGCTCATCCTGGGCTGGCTCGCCGACCGGACGCTGCACCGGATCGACACCGCGCACCCGGAGACGCCGCTGTGGGATCTGCTGCGCCGCTGCCGGCTCCCGCTGCAAGTGGTGCTGTGTACGGCCCTGTTGCGCACCGCGTACAAGGAGAGCGGGCTGGAGCTCGTCCGGCAGTACTCCGCGGCCGTCGGCCAGGCGCTGACCCTGGTCCTGATCGCGGCCACCGCCTGGCTGCTCGTTCGGGCCTCGGCGGCGTTCGTCGAGTCGTGGTACTCGCGCTATGCGGCGAGCGCGCGGGACGCGGCGCGGGTGCGGCGGGTGCGGACGCAGGTGACGTTGATCCAGCGCGTGGTGACGGCCGTGGTGATCGTCGTCGCGGCGGCCTCGATGCTGCTCACGTTCCCCGAGATGCGGGCGGTCGGCACGTCCATGCTGGCCTCGGCCGGTGTGCTCGGCATCGTCGCCGGTATCGCCGCCCAGTCCACCCTCGGCAATCTCTTCGCGGGGCTGCAGATCGCCTTCGGCGACATGGTGCGGCTCGGCGACACGGTGGTGGTGGACGGCGAGTGGGGCACCGTCGAGGAGATCACGCTGAGTTTCCTGACCGTACGGACCTGGGACGAGCGCCGGATCATGATGCCGGTGTCGTACTTCACCGGCAAGCCGTTCGAGAACTGGTCACGCGGCGGGGGGCAGATGACCGGCACGGTGTTCTTCCACCTCGATCACTCCGCGCCGGTGGCGGAGATGCGGCAGCGGCTGCACCAGATCCTGCAGGACTCCCCGGACTGGGACGGCCGGTCCTGGAGCCTGGTGGTCACGGACACCACACCGTCCACGATCGTCGTGCGCGCGCTGGCCACCGCCCGGGACGCGGACACCATCTGGACGGTGCGATGCGAGGTCCGCGAGCGGATGATCGAGTGGCTCCGTACCGAGCACCCGTACGCGCTGCCGCGGATCAGCACGACGACGGCACCCGTGGAGCGGGACGGACTCCGGGCGGGCCGGCCGGACAGCGCGGGCCACACGGACCGGCCCGAGGCGGAGCTGGACAAGCCCTAG
- a CDS encoding dienelactone hydrolase family protein, with product MSVPASAESPTSGSLTIVLFHSVCGVRPAVHAAADRLRAAGHEVVVPDLFDGRTADSVQDGLAVKDDIGKDELLKRAVTAVAPYSDRGLVYAGFSFGGAVAQNLALADDKARGLLLLHGTSDIAEGAEADDLPVQLHVADPDPYEPHDWLNAWYLRMRRAGADVEVFRYAGAGHLFTDPDLPDYDAEAAESTWKVALGFLAGL from the coding sequence ATGTCAGTGCCGGCCTCCGCCGAGTCCCCGACCAGCGGGTCCTTGACGATTGTCCTGTTTCATTCGGTGTGCGGGGTGCGCCCCGCGGTGCATGCCGCGGCGGACCGGCTGCGGGCCGCCGGACACGAGGTGGTCGTCCCCGATCTGTTCGACGGCCGCACTGCCGACTCGGTGCAGGACGGCCTGGCCGTCAAGGACGATATCGGCAAGGACGAGCTGCTCAAGCGGGCCGTCACGGCCGTCGCCCCGTACTCCGACCGCGGCCTGGTCTATGCCGGCTTCTCCTTCGGCGGGGCGGTCGCGCAGAATCTCGCGCTGGCCGACGACAAGGCCCGCGGACTGCTCCTGCTGCACGGTACCTCCGACATCGCGGAGGGCGCGGAGGCCGACGACCTGCCCGTACAGCTCCATGTCGCCGACCCGGACCCGTACGAGCCGCACGACTGGCTGAACGCCTGGTACCTGCGGATGCGCCGGGCGGGCGCGGATGTCGAGGTGTTCCGTTACGCCGGCGCCGGCCATCTCTTCACCGACCCCGATCTGCCGGATTACGACGCGGAGGCGGCGGAGAGCACCTGGAAGGTGGCGCTGGGTTTCCTGGCCGGGCTGTGA
- a CDS encoding alkaline phosphatase D family protein, with amino-acid sequence MTDHDQISRRTAVTAVAATAALLPFAGAATAHAQQAGERGRFFRHGIASGDPLPDGVLLWTRVTPTAEATPGSGRGPDTEVGWQVATDQDFASVVAHGSVTASAAADHTVKADVRGLRPATRYYYRFTVDGEHSPVGRTRTAPAIPHSPQGMGGTPTTSAGNVRFGVVSCANWESGYFSAYRHLAARTDLDAVLHLGDYLYEYKSGEFPDFASAVRPHSPAHELLTLADYRTRHGVHKTDPDALAMHAAHPVIAIWDDHEFADNAWSGGAVNHSPDTEGSWAKRMAAAKQAYFEWMPVRPSTAGTTYRRLRFGTLADLHLLDLRSFRDAQAEPGSGAVDDPGRTLTGRAQLDWLKAGLERSDAAWRLVGTSVMVSQVAFGSIPAYLLAPLAELLGVPKEGLAVNTDQWDGYTDDRRELLGHLSDRGIDNTVFLTGDIHMAWANDVPLKAATYPVTAPVATEFVVTSVTSDNVDDFLHVAPHTVSLAGVAAIRAANRHVKWLDMDSHGYGVLDVTAERTQMDFFGISDRTDPNATSELLRSYRTRSGTQRVERADRPVG; translated from the coding sequence GTGACCGACCATGACCAGATCTCCCGTCGTACCGCCGTCACGGCCGTAGCCGCCACCGCCGCACTGCTGCCCTTCGCCGGCGCCGCCACGGCGCACGCCCAACAGGCCGGGGAGCGCGGCCGGTTCTTCCGGCACGGCATCGCCTCCGGTGATCCGCTTCCCGACGGCGTCCTGCTGTGGACCCGTGTCACGCCGACCGCCGAGGCCACCCCCGGCTCCGGTCGCGGCCCGGACACCGAGGTCGGCTGGCAGGTCGCGACGGACCAGGACTTCGCCTCCGTCGTCGCCCACGGCAGCGTGACCGCCTCGGCCGCCGCCGACCACACCGTCAAGGCGGACGTCCGCGGTCTGCGCCCGGCCACCCGCTACTACTACCGCTTCACCGTGGACGGCGAACACTCCCCCGTCGGCCGCACCCGCACCGCCCCCGCCATCCCCCATAGCCCTCAGGGCATGGGAGGTACCCCCACCACCTCAGCCGGCAACGTCCGCTTCGGCGTGGTCTCCTGCGCCAACTGGGAATCCGGCTACTTCTCCGCCTACCGCCACCTCGCGGCCCGTACCGACCTGGACGCGGTGCTGCATCTCGGCGACTACCTCTACGAGTACAAGTCGGGCGAATTCCCGGACTTCGCGTCCGCCGTACGCCCGCACTCCCCCGCCCACGAGCTGCTCACGCTCGCCGACTACCGCACCCGGCACGGCGTCCACAAAACCGACCCCGACGCACTGGCCATGCACGCCGCGCACCCGGTCATCGCCATATGGGACGACCACGAGTTCGCCGACAACGCCTGGTCGGGCGGTGCGGTGAACCACAGCCCGGACACCGAGGGATCCTGGGCGAAGCGGATGGCCGCGGCCAAACAGGCGTACTTCGAGTGGATGCCGGTCCGCCCCTCCACCGCCGGTACGACCTACCGCAGGCTGCGCTTCGGTACCCTCGCCGATCTGCATCTGCTGGACCTGCGGTCGTTCCGCGACGCGCAGGCCGAGCCGGGCAGCGGCGCGGTCGACGACCCGGGGCGGACGCTCACCGGCCGGGCCCAGCTGGACTGGCTCAAAGCCGGACTGGAACGCTCGGACGCCGCCTGGCGACTGGTCGGCACCTCGGTGATGGTCTCGCAGGTCGCGTTCGGCTCCATACCCGCATATCTGCTCGCCCCGCTCGCCGAGCTGCTGGGAGTCCCCAAGGAGGGCCTGGCCGTCAACACCGACCAATGGGACGGCTACACCGACGACCGCCGTGAGCTGCTCGGCCACCTCAGCGACCGCGGCATCGACAACACCGTCTTCCTGACCGGCGACATCCATATGGCCTGGGCCAACGACGTACCGCTGAAGGCCGCGACCTACCCGGTCACCGCGCCGGTGGCGACGGAGTTCGTGGTCACCTCCGTCACCTCCGACAACGTCGACGACTTCCTGCATGTCGCCCCGCACACCGTCTCGCTGGCCGGCGTCGCCGCCATCCGGGCCGCCAACCGCCATGTGAAGTGGCTGGACATGGACTCGCACGGCTACGGCGTCCTCGACGTCACCGCCGAGCGCACACAGATGGACTTTTTCGGGATCTCCGACAGGACCGACCCGAACGCCACCAGCGAGCTGCTGCGCTCGTACCGCACGCGGTCGGGCACGCAGCGGGTGGAGCGGGCCGACCGGCCGGTGGGGTGA
- a CDS encoding thioredoxin domain-containing protein, whose translation MSTRNSQSNKSAARERIRAERERQKKKDRIRRQLVVAISVVGVLAVAGGIGFAVLKANEPTAWEAAKEAKVIKPAHTQGKDGTEILIGDKNAKETLEVFEDVRCPACAAFEQSSGETLNKDIKDGRYKVRFTMYAFIDGNAGGEGSKNALSALGAALNVSPDAFLKYKSALYSAKFHPDEREDVYGKDSELLKVAAEVPELKNNNAFATAVEKGTYDPWAMRMADLFGRKGVRGTPTFMHGDKKLVMDQIPQQQMTQAQYSALANANFKKMIDKEFGPAKGAEAGKNDGKGGDKDKGEGKGIREGEKDPTREN comes from the coding sequence ATGAGCACTCGCAACAGCCAGAGCAACAAGTCCGCCGCCCGCGAACGGATCCGCGCCGAGCGCGAACGGCAGAAGAAGAAGGACCGGATCCGCCGCCAACTCGTCGTGGCGATATCCGTCGTCGGCGTCCTGGCCGTCGCGGGCGGCATCGGCTTCGCCGTGCTGAAGGCGAACGAGCCCACGGCGTGGGAGGCCGCCAAGGAGGCCAAGGTGATCAAACCGGCGCACACCCAGGGCAAGGACGGCACCGAGATCCTGATAGGCGACAAGAACGCCAAGGAGACCCTGGAGGTCTTCGAGGACGTCCGCTGCCCGGCGTGCGCCGCCTTCGAGCAGAGCAGCGGCGAGACCCTGAACAAGGACATCAAGGACGGCCGTTACAAGGTTCGCTTCACCATGTACGCGTTCATCGACGGCAATGCGGGAGGCGAGGGCTCCAAGAACGCGCTCAGCGCGCTCGGCGCGGCACTGAACGTCAGCCCGGACGCGTTCCTGAAATACAAGTCGGCCCTGTACTCGGCCAAGTTCCACCCCGATGAGCGCGAGGACGTCTACGGCAAGGACTCCGAGCTGCTCAAGGTCGCCGCCGAGGTGCCCGAGCTGAAGAACAACAATGCGTTCGCGACGGCGGTCGAGAAAGGCACGTACGACCCCTGGGCGATGAGGATGGCGGACCTGTTCGGACGCAAGGGGGTGCGGGGCACGCCGACCTTCATGCACGGCGACAAGAAGCTGGTGATGGACCAGATCCCGCAGCAGCAGATGACGCAGGCGCAGTACAGCGCCCTCGCGAACGCCAACTTCAAGAAGATGATCGACAAGGAGTTCGGTCCGGCGAAGGGTGCGGAAGCGGGCAAGAACGATGGCAAGGGTGGAGACAAGGACAAGGGTGAGGGAAAGGGCATCCGCGAGGGCGAGAAGGACCCGACGCGCGAGAACTGA
- a CDS encoding thioredoxin domain-containing protein produces MSNRNSQANKQAARERLRAERARQAKKEKIRRQLLVGGSVVGVLAVAGGIGLAVANSGGGSGSGGDTWAKAAKAKLIKPANTSGADGTTIVIGKPDAKNTLDLFEDPRCPGCANFEQKVGETVQKDIKDGKYKASFHLGTFLDGNLRGTGSKNAVSAMGAALNVGPDAFLKYKEALFSKEFHPDETGPDKFAEDGYLIKIADTVPALKGNAEFQKAVKAGTYDRWALAVSDAFNKVKDVKSTPTVKLNGTVLGTDTPQGKAAPSDPATFTSMVDKALK; encoded by the coding sequence ATGAGCAATCGCAACAGCCAGGCCAACAAGCAGGCAGCCCGCGAGCGGCTGCGCGCCGAGCGTGCGCGGCAGGCGAAGAAGGAGAAGATCCGTCGGCAGCTGCTCGTCGGCGGCTCGGTCGTCGGCGTGCTGGCGGTCGCCGGCGGCATCGGCCTCGCGGTCGCCAACTCGGGCGGCGGCAGCGGCAGCGGCGGCGACACCTGGGCGAAGGCCGCGAAGGCGAAACTCATCAAGCCGGCCAACACCAGCGGCGCCGACGGCACCACCATCGTCATCGGCAAGCCGGACGCCAAGAACACCCTGGACCTCTTCGAGGACCCGCGCTGCCCCGGCTGCGCCAACTTCGAGCAGAAGGTCGGCGAGACGGTCCAGAAGGACATCAAGGACGGCAAGTACAAGGCGTCCTTCCACCTGGGCACCTTCCTCGACGGCAACCTCCGGGGCACCGGCTCCAAGAACGCGGTGAGCGCGATGGGCGCCGCCCTCAACGTCGGCCCGGACGCCTTCCTGAAGTACAAGGAGGCGCTGTTCTCGAAGGAGTTCCATCCGGACGAGACCGGCCCGGACAAGTTCGCCGAAGACGGCTACCTGATCAAGATCGCGGACACCGTCCCGGCGCTCAAGGGCAACGCCGAGTTCCAGAAGGCCGTCAAGGCCGGCACCTACGACCGGTGGGCGCTGGCGGTGTCCGACGCGTTCAACAAGGTCAAGGACGTCAAAAGCACCCCGACCGTCAAGCTCAACGGCACGGTGCTGGGCACGGACACCCCGCAGGGCAAGGCGGCCCCGTCCGACCCGGCGACCTTCACCTCCATGGTCGACAAGGCCCTGAAGTAA
- a CDS encoding DUF2252 domain-containing protein, translating into MSSQHAPAQDAAQRGEEILAVFGTAFGELLAADPAAFRVKFRKMAASAFAFYRGTACLFYRDLDDGKETGPYLDERTSRVWIHGDLHAENFGTYMDSTGRLIFNVNDFDEAYVGPFTWDLKRFAASVALIGYAKALSDEQITDLVLTYAAAYRERIRILASRSRGSAGDEVTPFSLDTATGPLLAALRDARSQTRFGLLESMTEIRDFERRFSAGGGSVELDAATRYKVLAAFDGYLETLPESSLDRPDSYRVKDVVGRRGIGIGSAGLPSYNILLEGNSDALENDVVIYLKQAQTPAVSRHITDPEVRAYFRHEGHRTVISQRALQDHADPWLGWTELDGAGQLVAEVSPYAVDLDWSDIDDLEEIAAVVADLGRATATMHAAADDESGHSLVPFSTERAIDAAITADEDGFVELLVDFAHSYGARARADHQIFVDLFRNGRIPGL; encoded by the coding sequence ATGTCGTCCCAGCACGCCCCGGCGCAGGACGCCGCGCAGCGCGGCGAGGAGATTCTCGCCGTCTTCGGCACCGCCTTCGGGGAGCTGCTCGCCGCCGACCCCGCGGCCTTCCGCGTGAAGTTCCGGAAGATGGCGGCCTCCGCCTTCGCCTTCTACCGGGGCACGGCGTGCCTGTTCTACCGGGACCTGGACGACGGGAAGGAGACCGGGCCGTATCTCGACGAGCGGACCAGCCGGGTGTGGATCCACGGCGATCTGCACGCCGAGAATTTCGGCACCTACATGGACTCCACGGGCCGGCTGATCTTCAACGTCAACGACTTCGACGAGGCGTATGTCGGCCCCTTCACCTGGGACCTCAAGCGGTTCGCCGCCTCGGTCGCGCTGATCGGCTACGCCAAGGCACTCAGCGACGAGCAGATCACCGACCTGGTGCTGACCTACGCCGCCGCCTACCGGGAGCGCATCCGCATACTGGCCTCCCGGTCGCGGGGCTCCGCCGGGGACGAGGTGACGCCGTTCTCCCTCGACACCGCCACCGGCCCACTGCTGGCCGCGCTGCGCGACGCCCGCTCGCAGACCCGGTTCGGGCTCCTGGAGTCGATGACGGAGATCCGTGACTTTGAACGCCGCTTCTCCGCGGGCGGCGGCTCCGTCGAGCTGGACGCGGCGACCCGCTACAAGGTGCTGGCCGCGTTCGACGGCTATCTGGAGACGCTGCCGGAGTCGAGCCTGGACCGCCCGGACTCCTACCGCGTCAAGGACGTGGTGGGCCGGCGGGGCATCGGCATCGGGTCGGCCGGTCTGCCCTCGTACAACATCCTTCTGGAGGGCAACAGCGACGCCCTGGAGAACGATGTGGTGATCTATCTGAAGCAGGCACAGACCCCGGCCGTCTCGCGGCACATCACCGATCCCGAGGTCCGCGCGTACTTCCGGCACGAGGGCCACCGCACGGTGATCTCGCAGCGCGCCCTGCAGGACCACGCCGATCCGTGGCTGGGCTGGACCGAGCTGGACGGCGCGGGCCAGCTGGTCGCCGAGGTCTCGCCGTACGCGGTCGACCTGGACTGGTCGGACATCGACGACCTGGAGGAGATCGCGGCGGTGGTGGCCGACCTGGGCCGGGCCACGGCCACCATGCACGCCGCCGCGGACGACGAGAGCGGCCACTCCCTGGTGCCGTTCTCGACCGAGCGCGCCATCGACGCCGCCATCACGGCCGACGAGGACGGCTTCGTGGAGCTGCTGGTGGACTTCGCGCACTCCTACGGCGCCCGGGCCCGTGCCGACCACCAGATCTTCGTGGATCTTTTCCGCAACGGCCGGATACCCGGGCTGTAG